From Saprospiraceae bacterium, one genomic window encodes:
- a CDS encoding phosphate ABC transporter substrate-binding protein: MKSFYVIPLLILFAIACGGTKQKADLALNLKGSDTVLPLAQKTTEGFLKANPELSVAVVGGGSGTGITALMDGNTDIAMSSRDLKIEEKIKLKEKGLDVQVVTIGIDALAVVVHPSNSVSKLTREQIEGIFTGAITNWSEVGGENMEIVCYSRENSSGTYEFFKEHVLNKKNYGNTVLNMPATGAIVQSIGQTKGAIGYIGLAYITPEVKTIDVSYDGGQNYYAPNFDNAMNKTYPISRPLYYIFDQKIETKIKPYLDYCLSAEGQQLVKDVGYLPVQ; this comes from the coding sequence ATGAAATCATTTTATGTAATTCCTTTATTGATTCTATTTGCCATCGCATGTGGTGGCACAAAGCAGAAGGCGGATCTGGCTCTCAATTTGAAAGGCAGCGATACGGTCTTGCCCCTTGCACAAAAGACCACGGAGGGTTTTCTCAAAGCAAATCCTGAGCTATCAGTTGCAGTAGTTGGAGGAGGCAGCGGCACCGGCATTACGGCTTTGATGGATGGCAATACTGACATAGCCATGTCCTCCAGAGATCTTAAAATAGAAGAAAAAATTAAATTAAAAGAGAAGGGTTTGGATGTGCAGGTAGTCACGATAGGCATTGATGCTTTGGCGGTTGTGGTCCATCCGAGCAACAGCGTTTCCAAACTCACCAGAGAACAAATCGAAGGAATTTTTACAGGAGCTATTACAAATTGGTCTGAGGTAGGGGGTGAAAATATGGAGATCGTGTGTTATTCCAGGGAGAATAGTTCAGGTACGTATGAATTCTTTAAAGAACATGTTCTCAACAAAAAAAATTATGGCAATACAGTTCTCAATATGCCGGCAACAGGCGCCATTGTGCAATCCATTGGTCAAACCAAAGGTGCCATTGGATACATTGGTTTGGCTTATATAACTCCTGAAGTTAAAACCATTGACGTGTCTTACGATGGCGGCCAAAACTACTATGCGCCCAATTTTGACAATGCGATGAATAAAACTTATCCCATTTCTAGGCCTTTGTATTACATCTTTGACCAGAAAATAGAGACAAAAATTAAACCTTATCTGGATTATTGTCTGTCTGCTGAAGGGCAGCAGCTTGTAAAAGATGTAGGTTACTTACCCGTACAATAA